Proteins from a single region of Arctopsyche grandis isolate Sample6627 chromosome 1, ASM5162203v2, whole genome shotgun sequence:
- the LOC143921772 gene encoding alpha-tocopherol transfer protein-like — protein MSAIPQSPEKEYEKNPDIKKDEIVKLQEWLIRQPHLPKLTELDLILFYYSCENSMELTKSVIDIHFTMRTHLDVFFSDMNPTSRKNIHTLETVLLTPLPEATKEGYKVLYGRLSDYEPANFILENACKLVVMITDLWQYEQGTFPGIVIMIDMEGISFGHLGRLNVMSIKRIMYYLQEAFPMRLKGFHFINTPSFMDKILTLIKPFMKKEFYNFLHLHPAPIDSVYKYLPKENFPKEAGGKWDSFDKIQGDTKTWLAKNRQFFIDREKLQVDEAKRAGKLKDANDVFGIEGSFKKLDID, from the exons atgtCTGCGATACCGCAAAGTCCCGAAAAAGAATATGAGAAGAATCCGGATATCAAAAAGGATGAAATAGTCAAATTGCAAGAATGGTTAATAAGACAACCACATCTGCCGAAGCTCACAG AACTggatttaatattgttttactACAGCTGTGAGAACAGTATGGAATTAACCAAATCAGTTATCGACATACATTTCACAATGCGGACTCATTTAGATGTATTCTTCTCAGACATGAATCCGACAAGcaggaaaaatattcatacactAGAGACAGT aTTATTGACACCACTCCCTGAAGCGACCAAAGAAGGCTATAAGGTTTTATATGGCCGTCTTTCGGATTATGAACCTGCGAACTTCATTTTGGAGAATGCGTGTAAATTAGTTGTAATGATAACCGATTTATGGCAATACGAGCAAGGAACATTTCCCGGTATTGTAATTATGATCGACATGGAGGGCATCTCATTTGGACACTTGGGAAGATTGAATGTGATGTCCATTAAAAGAATTATGTATTACTTGCAG GAAGCCTTTCCAATGCGTTTAAAgggttttcattttattaacacACCATCATTTATGGACAAGATACTAACGCTCATTAAACCATTTATGAAAAAggagttttataattttttacatcttCATCCAGCACCTATTGATTCTGTGTATAAGTATCTTCCCAAGGAAAATTTCCCAAAGGAAGCAGGCGGTAAATGGGATTCATTTGACAAAATTCAAG GTGATACCAAGACATGGTTAGCGAAAAATCGCCAATTCTTCATCGACCGTGAAAAGTTGCAAGTTGATGAGGCAAAACGGGCTGGAAAACTCAAGGATGCTAatgatgtttttggaattgaaggatcatttaaaaaattagacatagATTAA